A genome region from Nicotiana tabacum cultivar K326 chromosome 13, ASM71507v2, whole genome shotgun sequence includes the following:
- the LOC142168193 gene encoding secreted RxLR effector protein 161-like, translated as MYAMLCTRPDICFDVGMVSIFQPNPGREYWTVVKHIIKYLKRTRDYMLVYHSGDLVPIGYTDSDFQSDRDSRKSISEYVFTLGGGAISWRSIKQSCVADSTMEAKYVAASEQLKRLFGLGTF; from the coding sequence ATGTATGCTATgctatgtactagacctgatatctgCTTTGATGTTGGCATGGTTAGTATATTTCAGCCTAATCCTGGACGAGAATACTGGACTGTCGTTAAACATATAATCAAGTACCTGAAAAGGACTAGGGATTATATGTTGGTTTATCACTCAGGTGATCTTGTACCCATTGGCTATACTGATTCAGATTTCCAGTCAGATAGAGATTCTAGAAAATCTATCTCAGAATATGTTTTTACCTTAGGAGGTGGAGCCATAAGTTGGAGGAGTATCAAGCAATCATGTGTTGCTGATTCCACCATGGAAGCTAAATATGTGGCTGCATCTGAGCAGCTAAAGAGGCTGTTTGGCTTGGGAACTTTCTAA